The following nucleotide sequence is from Mesobacillus jeotgali.
TGTAAGGTCTTTTCTGACTGTCAGAGCTGTAACGTTCTTCGTTTCGATCCCTGCGAATGTCATCTTGTAGTCATTTTCACCCAAGGGCTCAAGATTCTGCCTGATGGCTACGAAACTGACTTCACCTTCTGTATTCTCAGGAGAGAACATCTTGAAAATAAAAGCAGGGTTATTGGGAATTCGTGACTTCGTTGCTGGTTCCCCATCTTCGTTAAACTCAAAATCCGGGAAATAGCTCATCACTTCTACTTTGTACCCATTTCCTAGATCGTATTTCATCTCAGGGTCATATAAGTCTACCACTACATCACCAAATTGTTGCTCTGTTTCTTTATTCTCAAGTTTAAAGGCCATCTTGCTCATTTCATCAAGCTTATAGTCGACCTGATACAAGGCAAAGCCATCAATTTTCAGAGGCTTGTTAACCTGGATCGCCTGATCACGTATTTTCTCAAGCTCAGGCTTTTCACCCGGGACAATTTCTCCCTGCCTTTGGTATAAAGTAGCATCGGTCTGATAGTTTTTCACTACCGTCCCTGCCTTGTTGATTGCGTCTTGGAAGACTTCCTCATCTTTATCTTTATCATAGACTTCGAAGATAAATTGATTGTTTTCAAGATAATAGCGGCCTTCGGTACCAGGAATCGCTTTTGTTTCCCCTTCCCTGAGCCACAGGATTTCATCCACGTACATTCCAGGAACGAATCTGAGCATGCCGCCAATCAAAAAGATGATCAGGCCAAGGTGGTTTACATATGGGCCCCACCGTGAAAATCGGTTTTTTTCGGCGAGGATATCGCCATTTTCCTCACGAAGTTTATAGCGTTTTTTCGTCAGATTTTCTTTGATTTTCCCTACTGCTTCATCCGTTAGAACAGCATCTGAGGTACTGAACATTCTCTGGCGCTTCAAAAAGCTTTCATGTCTTGAAACCCTTTGGTTTTTCAATGACCTGTATAAAGGAACCACCCTGTCAAGGCTTGCGATTACAAGTGATATACCTAAGGCTGCAATCAAAAGCAGGTACCACCAGGAACTGTAGAGGTTATGGAAGCCAAGATCATAGTAAAGCTTTCCCATCCACCCGTATTGCTCTTCATAATATTCCCATGGAGGCATCACTGGCGGAATGTACATTTCCTGTGGAAAAATCGTTCCTAAAGATGATGCAACCAAGAGGATGACGATCAGCCAGACCCCAACTTTTACCGACGAAAAGAAATTCCAGATTTTATCAATAAATGTCTTGTTATAAGTTTGTGACCGGCGCGCACTGCCTTCATAGCGCATATCCACGAGCTGCTTCTCTTTCTCTTTTTCTTCCAGCACTCTTCCGCAAGATTCACATAGGATCGTTCCCTGCGGATTTATATGGCCGCACTCACATTTTACTTCGTTCATAGTAAAAACTCCCTGTTCCCCTTACTTTTAAGGTTTTATCTGCTCCATGAAATCACGGACTGTTTTTTCATCTAATTCCCCAGTATGACTCCTTACAACAATTCCTTCTTTATCAATCAAAAAGGTTATTGGCAACGGGTTGATTCCATATGCTGCCTGTACTGGTCCCTCGTCGATCAGAACTGGAAAAGTCATGCCTTTTCGCTCAATAAACCTATTAACAGCAAGTTCTGATTCACCGGAGTCAATTGCCAGCACCTGGACACCCTGATCCTTGTACTGCTGGTACTGATTTTCGATATAAGGCATTTCCCGCTCGCATGGCTTGCACCATGTTGCCCAAAAATTAAGGAAAACTCCTTGCCCTTTATAATCAGAAAGCCTGTGTTTATTGCCTTCCATATCAACAAGGACAAAATCAGGAGCAGGTTTTCCAATCACAATCTTTTGGTTTTTATCCTTATTCATGTTAGCGTACAAAGTATAGCCAACAGCCAGAGCCATAACCGCGAGAATAATTGTTCGAGTGATTAGACGTCTCTTTTTCATTCCTAAACCTCCCACCGTATTTCTCCCTCATTATAACATTCTAACTACACCCATGTTAGTAACTCTAAGACTTTTTCATAGCCAGGACACGGAGCTGCTTCACCTCATGATGTGTAAGCTCCCTGATTTCGCCAGTTCTTAAGCCATTCAGCGTCAGGAATCCATACTTTTCCCTTTTCAGCTTTAATACCGGGTGCCCGATTGCGTCGAACATCCTTCTGACCTGTCTATTCCGTCCCTCATGGATCGTGATTTCGACAATTGCTGTATCCTTCTTTTTATCAACACTCAGCAATTTGGTCCTAGCCGGCGCTGTTTTTCCATCTTCGAGCATGACTCCTCGAGCCAGGCTAGTCAGCTTTTCCTTTGAAGGAATACCTTTTACCTTTGCCACATACATCTTATCTATTTCATTGCTTGGATGCATGAGCAGATTCGCGAATTCCCCATCATTCGTCAACAACAGCAGTCCTGATGTATCATAATCCAGCCGTCCTACAGGATAGATGCGCTGTTCGATTGTCTGAAAAAAATCCGTAACCACTTTGCGCCCCTTATCATCCTGTACACTCGAAATAACCCCGCGGGGTTTATAAAACAGGAAATATACCGGTTCTTCACCTTCGATCTGGACTCCATCGACTTCAACTCTGTCAGATGAGGTTACTTTTCGGCCAAGTTCTTTGACAACACTGCCATTTACCTTGACTCTTCCTTCGAGGATCATTTCCTCGGCTTTTCTTCTCGATGCTATTCCTGCATGAGCAATAACTTTTTGCAGTCTTTCCATAAGGTCACTCCTAATTAATATCAATTAACTATGGTAAATATTAATATCTAATCCATCCTTATGAATTATGACATAACTCTCGCTGTTTTCAAAGTAAGCAATGGTGTAAAAAGTGAAAAATAAGTATGGAATATTAATAGTTCTTTAACAAATGTTCGTTCTGTAAACGTGTTTCAATATTATTTTATACTAATATTAGCATCATTTGTGATTCCTTTGTCAGTAGGTTTTTTGAGAGTATTTTTAAAAGTGTGCGATCTAATATGACTGTTTCCGTACCTGTCGCTTCAAATTTCACTTCGTTTAGCTAAACACTAGGACCCCAAAAAATAAGAAGATACCTTTAGAAGGTATCTTCTCTATTTTGAGAACATGAACGTGACTACGATAATAGCTGTTATGATGGCTACTGCGTCAGCAAGTAGACCGACTTTGAGTGCATCTCCCATTTTTTTGATCCCGACAGCTCCGAAATAAACGGTGAGGACATAGAACGTAGTGTCCGTACTTCCTTGAAGGGTGGCTGCAAGAGTACCGATAAAAGAGTCAGGCCCATGGACACCAATCAGGTCGCTGGTAATTCCGAGTGCCGCTGTACCTGAGATTGGCCTGATCAGCGCGAGCGGAACTATTTCTGCCGGTATCCCCACCATCTCAAGCCCTGGCCGGATCCAATTCACCATGACATCAAGTGCGCCTGACGCCCTGAAAACCGCTATGGCGACCATCATGCCGACCAGGAAAGGCATGATGGATACAGCCATTTTGATCCCTTCCTTGCCGCCTTCTACAAAGCTTTCATATGTGGGAACTTTTTTATAGGTGCCATAAATCAAGATAAAAGCGATCAAAACAGGGATGAACCATAGTGATATCGCAGATACAATTTCCATTTTGATTTACCCCTTCTTGCTTCTTCTATAGTAAAAGAAACGGTCTATTAATATCGCTGCAAAAGCAGAGACAGCAGTTGCCACAAGAGTCGGCCCAACTATATCTGTCGGGTTGGCGGAATCATAATTCATCCTTATCGCGATAACAGTGGTTGGAATGAGAGTGATGCTAGCTGTGTTGATCGCAAGAAAAGTGATCATCGACCTGCTTGCTTCGTTTTTCCCATCATTCAACTCTTTTAGTTCTTCCATCGCCTTGATTCCCAGAGGT
It contains:
- a CDS encoding cytochrome c biogenesis protein ResB, coding for MNEVKCECGHINPQGTILCESCGRVLEEKEKEKQLVDMRYEGSARRSQTYNKTFIDKIWNFFSSVKVGVWLIVILLVASSLGTIFPQEMYIPPVMPPWEYYEEQYGWMGKLYYDLGFHNLYSSWWYLLLIAALGISLVIASLDRVVPLYRSLKNQRVSRHESFLKRQRMFSTSDAVLTDEAVGKIKENLTKKRYKLREENGDILAEKNRFSRWGPYVNHLGLIIFLIGGMLRFVPGMYVDEILWLREGETKAIPGTEGRYYLENNQFIFEVYDKDKDEEVFQDAINKAGTVVKNYQTDATLYQRQGEIVPGEKPELEKIRDQAIQVNKPLKIDGFALYQVDYKLDEMSKMAFKLENKETEQQFGDVVVDLYDPEMKYDLGNGYKVEVMSYFPDFEFNEDGEPATKSRIPNNPAFIFKMFSPENTEGEVSFVAIRQNLEPLGENDYKMTFAGIETKNVTALTVRKDLTLWIIGLGGLIFMIGVIQGAYWNHRRVWLRRINNQVWTAAHTNKNWHGLKRELEEVFSDSGIDAPEDQVAEEKKE
- the resA gene encoding thiol-disulfide oxidoreductase ResA, whose amino-acid sequence is MKKRRLITRTIILAVMALAVGYTLYANMNKDKNQKIVIGKPAPDFVLVDMEGNKHRLSDYKGQGVFLNFWATWCKPCEREMPYIENQYQQYKDQGVQVLAIDSGESELAVNRFIERKGMTFPVLIDEGPVQAAYGINPLPITFLIDKEGIVVRSHTGELDEKTVRDFMEQIKP
- the rluB gene encoding 23S rRNA pseudouridine(2605) synthase RluB; translated protein: MERLQKVIAHAGIASRRKAEEMILEGRVKVNGSVVKELGRKVTSSDRVEVDGVQIEGEEPVYFLFYKPRGVISSVQDDKGRKVVTDFFQTIEQRIYPVGRLDYDTSGLLLLTNDGEFANLLMHPSNEIDKMYVAKVKGIPSKEKLTSLARGVMLEDGKTAPARTKLLSVDKKKDTAIVEITIHEGRNRQVRRMFDAIGHPVLKLKREKYGFLTLNGLRTGEIRELTHHEVKQLRVLAMKKS
- a CDS encoding spore maturation protein encodes the protein MEIVSAISLWFIPVLIAFILIYGTYKKVPTYESFVEGGKEGIKMAVSIMPFLVGMMVAIAVFRASGALDVMVNWIRPGLEMVGIPAEIVPLALIRPISGTAALGITSDLIGVHGPDSFIGTLAATLQGSTDTTFYVLTVYFGAVGIKKMGDALKVGLLADAVAIITAIIVVTFMFSK